The following coding sequences are from one Musa acuminata AAA Group cultivar baxijiao chromosome BXJ2-4, Cavendish_Baxijiao_AAA, whole genome shotgun sequence window:
- the LOC135611121 gene encoding norbelladine synthase-like, with the protein MKGTLCHELEVGLPAGQVWEVYGTLRLAQLVVELVPNVIQKVDIVEGDGGVGTVLHLTFPTGTSGGPQFYKEKFVKIDDENRLKEAIVVEGGYLEMGFLSFLVRFEIIDKEEGVSSIIKSTIEYEVDEEHAGNASLVTTAAVAAIAEGVSGYLMKEKSGASN; encoded by the exons atgaAGGGAACGTTGTGTCACGAGCTGGAGGTCGGCCTCCCTGCAGGCCAAGTCTGGGAGGTCTACGGCACGCTGCGGCTGGCTCAGCTGGTGGTGGAATTGGTTCCTAATGTCATCCAAAAGGTGGATATCGTCGAAGGAGATGGTGGCGTCGGTACGGTTCTGCACCTCACCTTCCCCACCG GAACAAGTGGTGGTCCACAGTTCTACAAGGAGAAGTTTGTGAAGATTGACGACGAGAATCGATTGAAGGAAGCCATCGTGGTGGAAGGAGGATACCTGGAAATGGGGTTTCTGTCCTTTCTAGTTCGTTTCGAGATCATAGACAAGGAGGAGGGAGTCTCTTCCATCATCAAATCCACCATCGAGTACGAGGTTGACGAAGAGCACGCAGGTAATGCTTCTCTCGTCACCACCGCGGCGGTCGCGGCGATCGCTGAAGGTGTTTCTGGCTATCTCATGAAGGAGAAAAGTGGTGCTTCAAACTGA